In Acidobacteriota bacterium, one genomic interval encodes:
- the sixA gene encoding phosphohistidine phosphatase SixA yields MSAAAGSARRATPASPVRVVLVRHGIAAERGAAYPDDSTRPLTARGAERVREVARGLVAIGVDADEILTSPFVRTRQTADLIAEAFTPRPKVTNVHALAVGGRATAVVDYLSKLARRRSVILVGHAPLIGEVAAKLVGARRAIEFRKGAACCVELDALPPTRGGALRWFLPPRVLRLVGASAPK; encoded by the coding sequence ATGAGCGCCGCGGCGGGGTCGGCCCGGCGGGCGACGCCCGCCTCGCCGGTGCGCGTGGTGCTCGTCCGGCACGGCATCGCCGCGGAGCGCGGCGCCGCGTACCCGGACGATTCGACGCGGCCCCTGACGGCCAGGGGCGCGGAGCGGGTACGCGAGGTGGCCCGCGGCCTCGTCGCGATCGGCGTCGACGCCGACGAGATCCTGACCAGTCCCTTCGTGCGGACCAGGCAGACCGCCGACCTGATCGCCGAGGCGTTCACCCCGCGGCCGAAGGTGACCAACGTGCACGCCCTGGCCGTGGGCGGGCGGGCCACCGCCGTGGTCGACTACCTGTCGAAGCTGGCGCGCCGCCGGAGCGTGATCCTCGTCGGGCATGCGCCGCTCATCGGCGAGGTCGCCGCGAAGCTCGTCGGGGCGCGACGCGCGATTGAATTCCGGAAAGGGGCCGCGTGTTGTGTCGAACTCGACGCGCTGCCACCAACTCGCGGCGGCGCGCTCCGGTGGTTCCTGCCGCCCCGGGTGCTGCGCCTCGTCGGCGCGTCCGCACCGAAGTGA
- a CDS encoding glucose-1-phosphate adenylyltransferase, whose amino-acid sequence MRDVLVLILGGGQGTRLYPLTHMRSKPAVPIGGKYRLIDIPISNCLHVDLRRIFVLTQFNSASLNRHIAQTYRLDLFSRGWVEILAAEQTPDNANWFQGTADAVRQALQHFRSYEASYYLILAGDHLYRMDFADMIREHVDRRADITVAAQPVSYEDAPAMGVLRFDRDGQIGAFEEKPAPDRLREIGSSVPAGATFAASDADKPFVASMGIYVFSREVLFEVLARHPHVDFGREVIPAALSTHRVRPYLFDGYWADVGTIDSFYTANIALTEAHPPFSFYDRARPIYTHPRFLPASRVRGARVRDSIVAEGCDLEDSAIDQSIVGIRTSIRAGARVTRSVLLGADYYEGQRPRPDGAPALGIGEETVLDRVIVDKNARIGRGVRLVNERALDEADGDGYVIRHGLIIVPKGASVPDGTTI is encoded by the coding sequence ATGCGCGACGTCCTCGTCCTCATTCTCGGCGGCGGACAGGGCACGCGCCTTTACCCGCTGACGCACATGCGCTCGAAGCCGGCCGTGCCCATCGGAGGCAAGTACCGGCTCATCGACATCCCGATCAGCAACTGCCTGCATGTCGATCTCCGCCGCATCTTCGTGCTGACCCAGTTCAACTCGGCCTCGCTCAACCGGCACATCGCGCAGACCTACCGGCTCGACCTCTTCTCGCGGGGGTGGGTCGAAATCCTGGCGGCCGAACAGACCCCCGACAACGCCAACTGGTTCCAGGGCACGGCCGACGCCGTGCGGCAGGCGCTGCAGCACTTCAGGAGCTACGAGGCCAGCTACTACCTGATCCTCGCCGGGGACCATCTCTACCGGATGGACTTCGCCGACATGATCCGCGAGCACGTCGATCGGCGCGCGGACATCACCGTCGCCGCCCAGCCCGTGTCGTACGAGGACGCGCCGGCGATGGGCGTCCTCCGCTTCGACCGCGACGGCCAGATCGGGGCCTTCGAGGAGAAGCCGGCACCGGACCGGCTGCGGGAGATCGGCAGCAGCGTCCCGGCCGGGGCCACCTTCGCCGCGTCGGACGCCGACAAGCCCTTCGTCGCCTCGATGGGCATCTACGTGTTCTCGCGCGAGGTGCTCTTCGAGGTGCTCGCGCGCCACCCGCACGTCGACTTCGGTCGCGAGGTCATTCCGGCGGCGCTCTCGACGCACCGCGTGCGTCCCTACCTCTTCGACGGGTACTGGGCCGACGTCGGCACGATCGATTCCTTCTACACGGCGAACATCGCCCTGACCGAGGCGCACCCGCCGTTCAGCTTCTACGACCGCGCCCGCCCGATCTACACGCACCCCCGTTTCCTGCCCGCGTCGAGGGTGCGTGGGGCGAGGGTGCGCGACTCCATCGTCGCGGAGGGGTGCGACCTCGAAGACTCGGCCATCGACCAGTCCATCGTCGGCATCAGGACGTCGATTCGGGCGGGCGCGCGCGTCACGCGGTCGGTGCTGCTCGGCGCCGACTACTACGAGGGCCAGCGGCCGCGGCCCGACGGCGCGCCGGCACTCGGCATCGGCGAGGAGACGGTCCTCGACCGCGTCATCGTCGACAAGAACGCGCGGATCGGACGTGGCGTGCGACTGGTGAACGAGCGTGCGCTAGACGAGGCCGACGGCGACGGCTACGTCATCCGCCACGGCCTCATCATCGTCCCGAAGGGGGCCAGCGTCCCGGACGGCACGACGATCTGA
- a CDS encoding glycosyltransferase family 2 protein, whose amino-acid sequence MSRGLSVIVCAYNEERYLAACLHSILAQTRPPDEVIVVDNASTDATAAVASVIPGVTVVHEPAKGLVRARAAGRAAAGGELLVYLDADCRAPLQWIERVDRRFVRYPRLAAVTGPYRFYDWDFVGRGLVRAYDGLVAPPVHFVLQRVARAGAIFYGGNFAVRRSALDAIGGFDTTIEFHGEDTNLGRRLVRAGPVHLASECWLHTSARRYREMGRGRVFRLYVRNFWSEILHHRPADRTHVDVRR is encoded by the coding sequence ATGAGCCGCGGGCTCAGCGTCATCGTCTGCGCCTACAACGAGGAGCGGTACCTCGCCGCCTGCCTGCACTCGATCCTGGCACAGACCCGGCCCCCCGACGAGGTGATCGTCGTCGACAACGCCAGCACCGACGCCACCGCCGCCGTCGCGTCGGTGATCCCGGGGGTCACCGTGGTGCACGAGCCCGCGAAGGGCCTCGTGCGCGCCAGAGCGGCAGGGCGGGCCGCGGCCGGCGGCGAGCTGCTCGTCTATCTCGACGCCGACTGCCGCGCCCCGCTGCAGTGGATCGAGCGCGTCGACCGCCGGTTCGTGCGGTATCCGCGCCTCGCGGCGGTGACCGGTCCCTACCGGTTCTACGACTGGGACTTCGTCGGCCGCGGGCTCGTGCGGGCATACGACGGCCTCGTGGCGCCTCCCGTGCACTTCGTGCTGCAGCGCGTCGCACGCGCCGGCGCCATCTTCTACGGTGGCAACTTCGCCGTGCGCCGCTCGGCCCTCGACGCCATCGGCGGGTTCGATACGACCATCGAGTTCCACGGCGAGGACACGAATCTCGGCCGGCGGCTCGTGCGGGCCGGACCAGTCCACCTCGCGTCGGAGTGCTGGCTGCACACGTCGGCGCGCCGCTACCGGGAGATGGGGCGTGGTCGCGTGTTCCGGCTCTACGTGAGGAACTTCTGGTCGGAGATCCTGCATCACCGGCCCGCCGATCGGACGCATGTCGACGTGAGACGCTGA
- a CDS encoding phosphotransferase has protein sequence MPGYEPFLLCDFHVHTRWSDGRLSLRETIDLYGKTGRFDVIAITDHILMERDVLARAARVATLGRRRFSVDADVFDDYLADIRAEAERARRIYDLLVVPGAEITQNHIRSRKNSHIVALGITEYISADQGAEDILREIRRQGAFSIACHPHHRTTRRIEIGTCYLWDHREKLADLVDVWEAANRDDLFSVTSLKHYPYVANSDFHKPKHLFSWKTLLRAEKNWPAVRAALAANIDVGLVLFRPEALEGRGEPRRATLAPQSGPS, from the coding sequence ATGCCCGGCTACGAACCGTTCCTGCTCTGCGACTTCCACGTGCACACGCGCTGGAGCGACGGTCGCCTGTCGCTGCGAGAGACCATCGACCTCTACGGAAAGACCGGCCGCTTCGACGTCATCGCCATCACCGATCACATCCTGATGGAGCGGGACGTCCTGGCCCGCGCCGCGCGGGTCGCGACGCTCGGTCGACGGCGCTTCTCGGTGGACGCCGACGTGTTCGACGACTACCTCGCCGACATCCGCGCCGAAGCGGAGCGCGCGAGGCGAATCTACGATCTGCTCGTCGTGCCGGGGGCGGAGATCACGCAGAACCACATCCGCAGCCGGAAGAACTCCCACATCGTCGCGCTCGGCATCACCGAGTACATCAGCGCCGACCAGGGCGCCGAGGACATCCTCCGGGAGATCCGCCGCCAGGGGGCGTTCTCGATTGCCTGCCACCCGCACCATCGCACCACGAGGCGCATCGAGATCGGCACCTGCTACCTGTGGGATCATCGCGAGAAGCTCGCGGACCTGGTCGACGTGTGGGAAGCCGCCAATCGTGACGACCTGTTCTCCGTCACGAGTCTGAAGCACTACCCGTACGTCGCCAACAGCGACTTCCACAAGCCGAAGCACCTGTTCTCGTGGAAGACGCTCCTCCGCGCGGAGAAGAACTGGCCCGCCGTGCGGGCCGCCCTGGCGGCGAACATCGACGTCGGGCTGGTGCTCTTCAGGCCGGAGGCGCTCGAGGGTCGTGGCGAGCCCCGGCGCGCCACCCTGGCTCCGCAGTCGGGCCCCTCGTGA
- a CDS encoding zinc ribbon domain-containing protein — protein sequence MPIYEFRCQSCRRKTTALVLVRARIGEVRCEHCGSGELERLWSRFAMVRSEESRLDALADPSALSGLDEQDPRSVARWMKRMGQELGEDVSSDEIDQMVEEELAGGHEGETAAPDAGAGGAGDETFD from the coding sequence ATGCCCATCTACGAATTCCGTTGCCAGTCGTGCCGCCGAAAGACGACGGCCCTCGTCCTCGTGCGCGCCCGCATCGGGGAGGTCCGGTGCGAGCACTGCGGCTCCGGCGAGCTCGAACGCCTCTGGTCGCGCTTCGCGATGGTCCGATCGGAGGAGTCCCGCCTCGATGCGCTCGCCGACCCCTCGGCCCTGAGCGGCCTCGACGAGCAGGATCCGCGAAGCGTCGCCCGCTGGATGAAGCGCATGGGCCAGGAGCTCGGCGAGGACGTCTCGAGCGACGAGATCGACCAGATGGTGGAGGAAGAGCTCGCCGGCGGTCACGAGGGCGAGACGGCGGCCCCGGACGCCGGCGCGGGTGGCGCGGGCGACGAGACGTTCGACTGA